The Osmerus eperlanus chromosome 12, fOsmEpe2.1, whole genome shotgun sequence genome has a segment encoding these proteins:
- the LOC134030913 gene encoding myoferlin-like isoform X1 → MLRVVVESAKGLPKKKIGSPDPVASVVFKDEKKKTKSISNELNPVWNEVLEFDLKGSALDSSSYIDVIVKDFETIGKDNRNFPNDLEKDRQIPREHSSGTTFRLLGSTKISLRDLATGQVKSLPSKNLPLINEKGQDIGATIDLVIGYDPPASAVPNPNNPQDGTTAGDAGGGDEEENVDLADGGQTGSSGGGSSPGLPGNTAQAMVRRARNRSRPLSNKPQDFQIRVRIIEGRQLPGNNIQPVIKVNVCGQTHRTRIKRGNNPYFDEIFFYNINMLPSELFDQQISIRVYDSFSLRADSLMGEFKLDVGYVYDEPAHSVMRKWLLLSDPDDSSSGAKGYLKVSLFIVGTGDEPPAEKRESNDDQDDIESNLLLPAGVTLRWITMALKVFRAEDIPQMDDAFVQSVKEIFGRDSDKKNLVDPFLEARFAGKKLCTQVIEKNANPEWNQLLNLQVKFPSMCECIKLTVFDWDRLTRNDAIGTTYLNLAKIASSGGEIEDEHAGYGANNEYKGKTGESEVGFLPAFGPSYVNLYGSPREFSGLPDPYEDLNFGKGEGVAYRGRVLVELTTKLEGKADKTVDSISSDDILVVQKYQRRRKFCLCAVFHSASMLQEPGEPIQFEVSIGNYGNKLDTTCKPLASTTQYSCAVFDGNHYYYLPWADTKPVVVVTSFWEDISHRLDAVNIILHIADRLQSNISAMKTAILAKMADTQLAEIWLKLVSQLIDDLESFHVPELEGKPNLTALDLQIKKLRGSAMATILDGARSMREEAMEIRDTLGDIEAWLEKLRQLADEPQNSMPDVIVWMLRGEKRVAYSRIPAHQLLYSTHSQEACGQYCGRTQTILMKYPMDKNKGLKVPVQVRVNMWLGLSAHEKKFNAYSEGTFSVFAELYENQAEMFGKWGTTALVGRYKFSDVTGKLKLKQEFFMPPPGWEWEGDWFIDPEKGLLTEADAGHTEFLDEVYQNETRFPGGEWKPAAEPYTDVNGEKTQSPGEMECPAGWTLQDEWTVDDNRAVDEKGWEYGVTIPPADKPKSWVPAEKVYHVHRRRRLVRPRSRTAGPTGGSPTERRIQGDPEGWEFSSLIGWKFHRKQRSSDTFRRRRWRRKMAPANTLGAAAIFKLEGALGIDTDEKGQKTDATKLFGANTPTVSCSFDRSYRYHLRVYVYQAKNLVAMDKDSFSDPYAHVSFLHVSQSTEKLSATLNPTWDQTLLFHDVEIHGDPDTIAQNPPKVVLELYDNDQVGKDELLGRAVCAPLVKLNAGMDQVPKLLWQPVMQRDQPAGDVLVAAELILKDKGNETELPLVPPRRGENLYMVPQGIRPVVQLTAIEILAWGLRNMKTYQLATVCSPSLVVECGGERVESVVIKNIKKSPNFPGSVLIIKALLPKDEMYTPPIVLKVIDHRPFGRKPVVGQCTISNLSDFRCDPYVARAEVAMSSKMALMMAAPPRDVSIHMGDRGPLLEDQVQCKEKELVDWWSKLYASIGEQEKCGPYLEKGYDTLKVYDCELEQVPEFQGLTDFCSTFKLHRGKNEDGVDDPTVVGEFKGSFKLYPLSDDPGIAPPPRQFRELPDSGPQECMVRIYIIRGIDLQPKDNNGMCDPYIKIALGKKSVDDRDNYLPNNTNPVFGKMFELSCFLPQDKDLKISVYDYDLLSRDEKVGETVIDLENRFLSRFGSYCGLPQTYCLTGINQWRDQMKPSQILQNLARLRGIPPPRTEDNGNTLKFHGQEYRLEEFEANKKIHQHLGPPNERICLHVLRKQTLVPEHVESRTLYSSFQPTLSQGKLQMWVDVFPKSLGPPGPPFDILPRKAKKYFLRAIIWNTTEVILDETSITGENMSDIYVKGWMPGMEEDKQKTDVHYRSLDGDGNFNWRFVFEFEYLPAEQLCLVSKKEHFWSLDKTEFRTPPKLIVQIWDNDKFSLDDYLGTVELDLRNLVPPAKMPAKCSLEMMEGKQGVQPKSDLSASLFAQHSVRGWWPCFIEQDGKKVLGGKVEMTLEIISEKDVDEKPAGKGRDEPNMNPKLDFPKRPDTSFFWFTNPCKTMKFIVWRRFKWIFIGLIILIIVLLFLAILLYSLPNYISMKIVKPFK, encoded by the exons ATGTTGCGTGTTGTGGTAGAATCCGCCAAAGGTTTACCAAAAAAGAAGATTGGGAGTCCTGATCCTGTCGCATCTGTTGTTTTTAAAG atgaaaaaaagaaaacaaaatcaaTAAGCAATGAATTAAACCCAGTCTGGAATGAG GTGCTTGAGTTTGACTTGAAAGGTTCCGCGCTTGACTCGTCATCCTACATCGATGTGATTGTGAAAGACTTCGAGACTATTGGGAAAGACAA CAGGAATTTCCCAAATGACCTAGAAAAAGATAGACAAATACCTAGAGAACATTCTTCTGGAACTACTTTCAG GCTACTGGGGTCTACGAAAATCTCTCTGAGAGACCTAGCCACTGGCCAGGTCAAGTCCCTCCCATCCAAAAATCTTCCCCTCATCAATGAAAAGGGGCAGGACATTGGA GCTACAATCGACCTTGTGATTGGCTACGATCCGCCAGCCAGTGCTGTTCCCAATCCTAACAACCCACAGGATGGGACCACAGCAGGGGATGCTG GgggtggagatgaggaggagaatgtGGACCTGGCTGATGGGGGCCAGACTGGCTCCTCAGGCGGGGGTTCCTCCCCAGGCCTACCAGGCAACACCGCCCAGGCCATGGTCAGGAGGGCCAGGAACCGTAGCAGACCGCTATCCAACAAACCCCAGGACTTCCAG ATCCGAGTCAGGATCATAGAAGGCCGCCAGTTACCAGGAAACAACATCCAGCCTGTGATCAAGGTCAACGTGTGTGGACAGACCCACCGGACACGGATCAAGAGGGGCAACAACCCATACTTTGATGAG ATATTCTTCTACAACATCAACATGTTGCCGTCAGAGCTTTTCGACCAGCAAATCAGCATCCGG GTCTACGACTCTTTTTCTCTGAGAGCTGACAGTCTGATGGGAGAGTTCAAG CTGGATGTGGGCTATGTCTATGATGAGCCAG CCCACTCTGTCATGAGGAAATGGCTTCTGCTCAGCGACCCAGATGACTCTAGTTCTGGGGCGAAGGGTTATCTGAAAGTCAGCCTGTTCATTGTGGGGACAGGTGATGAGCCTCCG gcaGAGAAGAGGGAGTCCAACGATGACCAGGATGACATAGAAAGTaacctgctcctccctgcaggGGTCACCTTGCGGTGGATCACCATGGCTCTGAAGGTGTTCAGAGCTGAGGACATCCCCCAGA TGGACGATGCATTTGTCCAGTCAGTGAAAGAGATCTTTGGAAGAGACTCCGACAAGAAGAACCTGGTCGATCCATTCCTTGAGGCCCGCTTTGCTGGTAAAAAG CTGTGCACACAGGTCATTGAGAAGAATGCCAACCCTGAGTGGAACCAGTTACTGAATCTTCAAGTCAAG TTCCCGTCCATGTGCGAGTGCATCAAACTAACTGTCTTCGACTG GGATCGTCTTACCAGGAATGATGCTATTGGCACGACTTACCTGAACCTGGCTAAGATTGCCTCCTCTGGAGGAGAAATAGAAG ATGAACATGCAGGATATGGGGCCAATAACGAATATAAAG GAAAGACGGGGGAGTCTGAGGTGGGCTTCCTGCCTGCATTCGGCCCCTCCTACGTCAACTTGTATGGGAGCCCCCGAGAGTTCAGCGGTCTCCCTGACCCTTATGAGGACCTCAACTTCGGCAAG GGAGAAGGAGTGGCCTATCGGGGAAGGGTCCTGGTTGAACTCACTACTAAACTAGAAGGCAAGGCAGACAAGACTGTGGACAGCATCTCCAGTGATGACATACTGGTGGTCCAG aaGTACCAGCGGAGAAGGAAgttctgtctgtgtgctgtgttccaCAGCGCCAGCATGCTGCAGGAACCGGGAGAGCCAATCCAGTTTGAGGTCAGTATCGGTAACTACGGCAACAAACTGGACACCACCTGCAAACCCTTGGCCTCTACGACCCAGTACAGCTGTGCTGTGTTTGATG GTAACCACTACTACTACCTTCCATGGGCGGACACTAAGCCTGTGGTGGTGGTGACGTCCTTCTGGGAGGACATCAGCCATCGTCTGGACGCTGTCAACATCATCCTGCACATCGCTGACCGCCTG CAATCCAACATCAGTGCAATGAAAACTGCCATTTTGGCTAAGATGGCCGACACTCAACTGGCAGAGATCTGGTTGAAGCTAGTCAGCCAGCTCATTGATGATCTGGAGAG TTTTCATGTGCCAGAGCTGGAGGGTAAACCCAACCTGACAGCCTTGGACCTCCAGATCAAGAAGCTGAGAGGCAGTGCCATGGCAACCATATTGGACGGGGCAAGGTCTATGAGAGAGGAAGCTATGGAGATCAGAGACACCCTGGGAGACATTGAGGCCTGGCTGGAGAAACTCCGGCAGCTGGCTGACGAG CCTCAGAACAGCATGCCAGACGTGATTGTGTGGatgctgagaggagagaagagagtggcCTACAGCCGTATCCCTGCTCACCAGCTGCTCTactccacacacagccaggaggCCTGCGGACAGTACTGCGGACGCACACAGACCATCTTGATGAAG TATCCCATGGATAAGAACAAGGGTCTGAAGGTTCCAGTCCAGGTTCGGGTCAACATGTGGCTGGGCCTGTCTGCTCACGAGAAGAAGTTCAATGCTTACTCAGAAGGCACCTTCAGTGTATTCGCTGAACTG TATGAGAACCAGGCGGAGATGTTTGGGAAGTGGGGCACCACGGCTCTGGTGGGACGCTACAAGTTCTCTGATGTGACGGGCAAGCTGAAGCTGAAGCAGGAGTTCTTCATGCCGCCCCCAGgctgggagtgggagggggactGGTTCATAGACCCAGAGAAGGG TCTGTTGACAGAGGCGGATGCTGGACACACAGAGTTCCTGGACGAGGTCTATCAAAACGAGACCCGCTTCCCTGGAGGAGAGTGGAAGCCTGCTGCAGAGCCCTACACTGATGTG AATGGGGAGAAGACCCAGAGTCCAGGGGAGATGGAGTGCCCTGCAGGCTGGACCTTGCAAGATGAGTGGACTGTAGACGACAACAGAGCCGTAGATGAGAAAG GTTGGGAGTATGGTGTGACCATCCCTCCGGCTGACAAGCCCAAGTCCTGGGTTCCTGCTGAGAAGGTCTACCATGTCCACCGCAGGAGGAGGCTGGTCAGGCCCAGGAGCAGGACGGCCGGCCCCACCGGGGGATCGCCCACGGAG AGACGGATCCAAGGAGACCCAGAGGGCTGGGAGTTCTCATCCCTGATTGGCTGGAAGTTCCACAGGAAGCAGCGCTCATCGGACACATTCCGTCGCCGGCgttggaggaggaagatggcaCCTGCCAACACCCTGGGAGCCGCGGCCATCTTTAAACTGGAGGGGGCACTG GGGATTGACACAGATGAGAAAGGCCAGAAGACTGATGCTACCAAGCTGTTTGGAGCCAACACACCCACAGTGTCCTGCTCCTTTGACA GGTCCTACCGCTATCACTTGAGGGTCTATGTGTACCAGGCCAAGAACCTAGTGGCTATGGACAAAGACAGCTTCTCTG ACCCGTATGCCCACGTGTCCTTCCTGCATGTCAGTCAGTCCACGGAGAAGCTGTCAGCCACGCTGAACCCCACCTGGGACCAGACCCTCCTATTCCACGACGTGGAGATCCACGGCGACCCCGACACCATCGCCCAGAACCCCCCCAAGGTGGTCCTCGAGCTGTACGACAACGACCAAGTG GGTAAGGATGAACTGCtgggcagggctgtgtgtgcccCGCTGGTGAAGTTGAATGCGGGCATGGATCAGGTGCCCAAGCTGCTGTGGCAGCCAGTCATGCAGAGAGACCAGCCAGCAGGGGATGTACTGGTGGCAGCTGAACTCATACTGAAGGACAAG GGGAATGAGACAGAGCTGCCCCTGGTTCCtcccaggagaggggagaacctCTACATGGTTCCTCAGGGCATCCGGCCGGTGGTGCAGCTCACCGCTATCGAG ATCCTGGCGTGGGGTCTGCGTAACATGAAGACGTACCAGCTGGCCACGGTGTGCTCTCCCAGCCTGGTGGTGGAGTGTGGGGGCGAGAGGGTGGAGTCTGTCGTCATCAAGAACATCAAGAAGAGCCCCAACTTCCCTGGATCTGTCCTTATCATCAAAGCG CTCCTTCCTAAAGATGAGATGTACACTCCTCCCATCGTGCTGAAGGTGATAGACCACCGTCCTTTCGGCAGGAAGCCGGTGGTGGGACAGTGTACCATCAGCAACCTGTCAGACTTCCGCTGTGACCCCTATGTCGCCAGGGCTGAGGTCGCCATGTCCTCCAAAA tggcTCTGATGATGGCTGCCCCACCTAGAGACGTCTCCATTCACATGGGTGACAGGGGACCCCTGCTGGAGGATCAGGTACAGTGCA AGGAGAAAGAGCTGGTTGACTGGTGGAGCAAATTATACGCTTCCAtaggagagcaagagaaatgTGGTCCCTACCTGGAGAAAGGCTACGACACCTTGAAG GTGTATGACTGTGAGCTGGAGCAGGTCCCAGAGTTCCAAGGGCTGACAGACTTCTGCAGCACCTTCAAGCTGCACAGAGGCAAGAACGAGGATGGAGTGGACGACCCCACCGTGGTCGGAGAGTTCAAG ggttCGTTTAAGTTGTACCCACTGTCAGACGACCCTGGCatagctcctccccctcgccagTTCCGTGAGCTGCCAGACAGCGGGCCGCAGGAGTGCATGGTCAGGATCTACATCATCAGGGGCATCGACCTGCAGCCTAAAGACAACAACGGCatg TGTGATCCGTACATCAAGATCGCATTAGGAAAGAAGAGCGTTGATGACAGAGATAACTACCTGCCCAACAACACCAACCCTGTGTTTGGAAA GATGTTCGAGCTGAGCTGCTTCCTGCCTCAAGACAAGGACCTGAAGATCTCTGTGTACGACTACGATCTGCTGAGTCGTGATGAGAAGGTCGGCGAGACGGTGATCGACCTGGAGAATCGATTCCTTTCTCGTTTCGGTTCCTACTGTGGCCTGCCACAGACCTACTGCCT GACAGGGATCAACCAATGGCGTGACCAGATGAAGCCATCTCAAATCCTCCAGAACCTGGCTCGTCTCAGGGGAATCCCCCCTCCCAGGACGGAGGACAATGGAAACACTCTAAAGTTCCACGGCCAAGAGTACCGCCTGGAAGAGTTTG AGGCTAACAAGAAGATCCACCAGCACCTGGGCCCACCTAATGAGAGGATCTGTCTGCACGTACTCAGGAAACAGACTCTGGTACCAGAGCATGTGGAGAGCAGAACACTGTACAGCAGCTTCCAGCCTACTCTCTCTCAG GGAAAACTCCAAATGTGGGTGGACGTTTTCCCCAAAAGCCTGGGTCCTCCTGGGCCTCCTTTCGACATACTTCCTCGCAAGGCGAAAAA ATATTTCCTTCGAGCCATTATCTGGAACACAACAGAAGTGATCTTGGATGAGACCAGCATCACTGGCGAGAACATGAGTGACATCTATGTTAAAGG CTGGATGCCAGGCATGGAGGAGGACAAGCAGAAGACAGACGTTCACTACAGGTCTCTGGATGGAGACGGGAACTTTAACTGGAGGTTTGTTTTTGAGTTCGAGTACCTGCCTGCTGAGCAGCTGTGTCTGGTCTCCAAGAAG GAGCACTTCTGGAGTCTTGACAAAACTGAGTTCCGTACCCCCCCGAAGTTGATTGTTCAAATATGGGACAACGATAAGTTCTCATTAGACGATTACCTAG GCACGGTGGAGCTGGACCTGCGGAACCTGGTTCCACCCGCCAAGATGCCAGCAAAGTGCTCTCTGGAAATGATGGAGGGGAAACAAGGGGTGCAGCCCAAGTCTGATCTGTCTGCCTCACTGTTTGCCCAGCACTCTGTCAGGGGCTGGTGGCCCTGCTTCATAGAGCAGGATGGCAAGAAGGTCCTAGGA gggaaggTAGAGATGACTCTTGAGATCATCAGTGAGAAGGATGTGGATGAGAAACCTGCTGGAAAGGGGAGAGATGAACCCAACATGAACCCCAAGCTGGACTTTCCCAA GCGACCAGACACTTCGTTCTTCTGGTTCACCAACCCCTGCAAGACCATGAAGTTCATTGTGTGGCGCAGGTTCAAGTGGATCTTCATTGGTCTGATCATACTGATCATAGTGCTGCTCTTCCTTGCTATCTTGCTCTACTCACTGCCG AACTACATATCAATGAAGATTGTGAAGCCATTCAAGTGA